One stretch of Marinobacterium iners DNA includes these proteins:
- the rhuM gene encoding RhuM family protein, translated as MPQSNQQQVHLFISQDGQAQLEVALDQETVWLSQAQMAELFGTKRPAITKHLSNIYKSGELDQQTTCSILEHMAEHGQRYRTKHYNLDAIISVGYRVNSLRATQFRQWATSVLKQYLVQGYTLNQKRLAERGVEFEQAVALLSRTLSNQQLIAPSGEAVVQVISDYARSWSLLQGYDEQSLSDVGVRQDSMQPLALDDVLDAIAALKQTLIAKDEATELFGKLRGDGLASALATIEQGFGDELFYPNVASRAAHLLYFVIKNHPLADGNKRSGSFLFLWYLRLNQHLLARPVEQLINDNTLVALALLVAESLPDQKELMIRLIEHFILLK; from the coding sequence ATGCCGCAGTCTAACCAGCAACAGGTTCACCTGTTCATCTCACAGGACGGCCAAGCTCAGCTTGAAGTCGCACTGGATCAGGAAACCGTCTGGCTCAGTCAGGCACAGATGGCCGAGCTGTTTGGCACCAAGCGCCCAGCCATCACCAAGCACTTGAGCAACATCTACAAAAGCGGTGAACTAGACCAGCAGACCACGTGTTCCATTTTGGAACACATGGCCGAACACGGTCAGCGCTACCGTACCAAGCACTACAACTTGGACGCCATCATCTCGGTGGGGTATCGCGTCAACTCACTGCGCGCCACCCAGTTCCGCCAATGGGCTACCAGCGTGCTCAAACAGTATCTGGTGCAGGGCTATACGCTGAACCAGAAGCGGCTGGCCGAGCGAGGCGTCGAGTTTGAACAGGCGGTAGCACTGCTGTCACGCACGCTCAGCAACCAGCAGCTGATCGCCCCATCCGGTGAGGCTGTTGTACAAGTGATCAGCGACTACGCCCGTTCGTGGAGCCTGCTGCAAGGGTATGACGAGCAGAGCCTGAGCGACGTTGGTGTGCGTCAGGACAGCATGCAGCCGCTGGCACTGGATGACGTGCTGGACGCGATTGCTGCGCTTAAGCAGACGCTGATCGCCAAAGACGAAGCCACGGAACTGTTCGGCAAGCTGCGCGGTGACGGGCTGGCATCGGCGCTGGCCACCATCGAACAAGGCTTCGGCGATGAGCTGTTCTACCCCAACGTGGCCAGCCGCGCTGCCCACCTGCTGTACTTCGTGATCAAGAACCACCCGCTGGCCGACGGCAACAAGCGCAGCGGTTCCTTTCTGTTTCTCTGGTATTTGCGCCTGAACCAACACCTGCTGGCACGCCCGGTGGAACAGCTAATCAACGACAACACACTGGTAGCACTGGCCCTACTGGTTGCCGAGAGCCTACCGGACCAGAAAGAATTGATGATTCGCCTGATTGAGCACTTTATCCTGCTCAAGTAG
- a CDS encoding transposase, giving the protein MTSLRVSQAPRTRRHFSPAFKAEIVAQCRQPNVSVSRIALDNGLNANMVRRWMREAERANTPLPMPYTDPH; this is encoded by the coding sequence ATGACCTCATTAAGAGTATCCCAAGCCCCACGTACACGCCGTCATTTTTCGCCCGCTTTCAAGGCCGAGATCGTGGCGCAATGCCGCCAGCCGAACGTATCCGTTTCACGGATTGCACTGGATAATGGCCTTAACGCCAACATGGTACGGCGCTGGATGCGAGAAGCCGAACGCGCCAATACACCGCTCCCGATGCCATACACAGATCCGCATTGA
- a CDS encoding HNH endonuclease family protein → MLKRFTLILAATAAIATTSNASTVKQSSSGICHDQSSSYYERTKRFKPFNSLDACLRAGGRLPKGYSSSSASSSNAPTSGSGYSREQFGRGWADTDGDCQNSRHEALIAQSTGQVRFKTGRECRVVAGRWISPFTGAVIHDPSAIDIDHVVPLKWAWDRGAANWSRAQRERFANDPANLLSVEASLNRQKGAKGPDQWLPPANQCQYVLRFTRVMKTYKLELSPAEERRLTQTRSRVCN, encoded by the coding sequence ATGCTCAAACGCTTTACATTGATACTGGCGGCGACCGCCGCAATAGCAACCACCAGCAATGCTTCCACCGTCAAACAATCCTCTTCCGGCATCTGTCACGATCAGAGCAGCTCCTATTATGAACGAACAAAACGCTTCAAACCGTTCAATTCCCTGGACGCTTGTCTTCGTGCCGGTGGCCGTTTGCCAAAGGGATACAGCAGCAGCTCAGCCTCATCCAGCAACGCACCGACGAGCGGTAGTGGCTACAGCCGCGAACAGTTCGGCAGAGGATGGGCCGACACGGACGGCGACTGCCAGAACTCAAGACATGAGGCACTGATCGCCCAATCGACCGGACAGGTGCGCTTCAAGACCGGACGTGAGTGCCGCGTGGTAGCAGGTCGCTGGATTTCACCCTTCACCGGTGCTGTCATCCATGACCCCAGTGCCATCGATATCGACCACGTAGTGCCATTGAAATGGGCATGGGATCGCGGCGCAGCTAACTGGTCACGTGCCCAGCGTGAACGCTTTGCGAATGACCCGGCAAACCTGCTGTCAGTCGAAGCCAGCCTAAACCGGCAGAAGGGCGCGAAAGGCCCCGATCAATGGCTACCGCCGGCAAACCAATGCCAGTACGTCCTGCGATTCACTCGCGTCATGAAAACCTACAAGTTGGAGCTATCACCAGCGGAAGAGCGCCGGCTGACGCAAACCCGCAGCAGGGTATGTAACTGA
- a CDS encoding NYN domain-containing protein produces the protein MRTNFYVDGYNLYYGCLKHTPYKWLDQKALLVDHILHSQDPKAELGVIKFFTADVKAKVASQGQRAQIAQQNYHKALELLYPGKIDIIKGYYSLERANLPVFKIPPDKTDRVTVWRLEEKQTDVNIAIEAYRDVSKNLAQQLVFVTNDSDIEPSLRAIREDFGDAVSIGVIVPRRKDNHRAPTASLGKYANWVRGYILEEELKNSQLPELVPTRKKPIKRPDYW, from the coding sequence ATGAGAACAAACTTCTACGTTGATGGGTACAACCTCTATTACGGCTGTCTGAAACACACTCCTTACAAGTGGCTTGATCAAAAAGCCCTCCTCGTTGACCATATCCTGCACTCCCAAGACCCAAAGGCTGAATTGGGAGTGATCAAGTTTTTCACCGCTGATGTAAAAGCGAAGGTCGCATCACAGGGACAGAGAGCCCAGATTGCACAGCAAAATTACCACAAGGCTCTTGAGCTCCTGTACCCTGGGAAAATTGACATCATAAAAGGCTACTACAGCCTTGAAAGAGCTAACCTTCCCGTGTTTAAGATTCCACCAGACAAGACGGACCGGGTTACTGTCTGGCGGTTAGAAGAGAAGCAAACGGATGTAAATATCGCGATTGAAGCCTATCGAGATGTCAGTAAGAACCTGGCCCAACAGCTTGTGTTTGTCACTAATGACTCCGATATAGAGCCATCATTGCGAGCAATTCGAGAGGATTTCGGAGACGCAGTGAGTATTGGAGTAATAGTGCCGAGGCGTAAGGACAATCACCGGGCACCTACCGCGTCTTTGGGTAAGTACGCAAACTGGGTTAGAGGCTATATTTTGGAAGAAGAGCTGAAAAACTCACAGCTCCCTGAGCTGGTACCAACCCGGAAGAAGCCCATCAAGCGACCAGATTACTGGTAG
- a CDS encoding type I restriction-modification system subunit M/S: MQHTNKNQLRAVAQLLGAQSFVNRAQIIVEVSLLATWACWSYKQFGDVAFHEQQPDIQYAYKDMSNRYPAGHVFTQSRLYEVCPTPLINQVVERLNMLDWADSLECIEYLLEVVREFEPDEPYYLLSDALGSLMADLVRPVIASDRVCTTALYHGMSLAALPNLKGTGSILVRVKEASPFHVAVCALLETPLEEVSSVYNSASDSASYIISVPPLGAAIESDSYRFSHEAGVYRAAKEMESRAVVLVPPSFLFQRSSSAIRELLIEDNLLEAVIGFPKGQLDFAAAPPVLLVLDKHREKGDPIQFYGLDTILTSEKYRDLVAAVHDRAPGSHGVLGTLDQVREKSYDLTVNRYFLDDATAAIDALEDTVSLDGVADIIRAQSLKSEPAQPSEPDSYIEVAIKDIDESGQLCSPDKCIKVDQKQQKRVNSQRLKAGDILLAIKGTVGRVALIGDNCGTNWIAGQAFVIIRPKKTVSGIYLYRFLSSDLVQQYLAERATGVAMKMLKAADVADIPIPLMSASTQAQVERNYRAIQDEYAAIHEHYDTIRRLKSEYWTLNTEQGAS; this comes from the coding sequence ATGCAGCACACTAACAAAAATCAGTTGCGTGCAGTCGCGCAGCTTTTAGGAGCTCAGTCTTTCGTTAATCGCGCTCAGATTATTGTTGAAGTATCCCTTTTAGCGACTTGGGCGTGCTGGTCGTATAAGCAGTTTGGGGATGTTGCGTTCCATGAGCAGCAGCCAGACATACAGTATGCCTACAAAGACATGTCCAATCGTTACCCTGCTGGACACGTCTTTACTCAATCACGCCTATATGAAGTATGTCCTACCCCCCTTATTAACCAGGTTGTAGAGCGGCTGAACATGCTGGACTGGGCAGACAGTTTAGAGTGTATCGAATACCTGCTAGAAGTCGTGCGTGAATTTGAACCAGATGAACCGTACTACTTACTCTCTGATGCACTGGGCTCCCTAATGGCAGATCTCGTTCGGCCAGTCATTGCCTCTGATCGCGTTTGTACAACTGCTCTTTACCACGGCATGAGCTTGGCTGCCTTGCCAAACCTGAAGGGAACCGGCTCAATTCTTGTGCGTGTGAAAGAAGCCAGTCCGTTTCATGTTGCAGTCTGCGCCCTGTTGGAAACTCCTCTGGAGGAGGTAAGCAGCGTGTACAACTCGGCTTCTGACTCAGCCAGTTACATTATTTCAGTACCTCCTTTGGGAGCTGCTATAGAAAGTGATTCCTATCGTTTCTCCCACGAGGCAGGGGTTTATCGTGCAGCGAAGGAAATGGAAAGTCGAGCGGTTGTTCTGGTCCCGCCGAGCTTTTTATTCCAGCGCTCATCATCAGCGATCCGTGAACTGCTGATTGAAGATAATCTGCTCGAAGCTGTCATTGGTTTTCCGAAAGGTCAGTTGGATTTTGCAGCTGCTCCACCTGTCTTGCTGGTCCTTGATAAGCACCGTGAGAAGGGTGATCCAATCCAGTTTTACGGGCTGGACACGATACTTACCTCTGAAAAATACCGTGATTTAGTCGCTGCCGTGCATGATCGTGCACCAGGTAGCCACGGAGTCTTAGGAACACTGGATCAGGTTCGTGAAAAAAGCTATGACCTGACTGTGAATCGTTACTTCTTAGACGATGCAACCGCGGCCATCGATGCATTGGAAGATACGGTTTCACTAGATGGCGTTGCCGATATCATCCGAGCACAGAGCCTGAAGTCAGAGCCAGCACAGCCAAGTGAACCGGATTCATATATAGAAGTTGCGATAAAGGACATTGATGAATCGGGGCAGCTTTGTTCACCTGACAAGTGCATCAAGGTCGATCAGAAGCAACAGAAGCGGGTTAACAGTCAACGATTAAAGGCAGGCGATATATTGCTGGCCATCAAAGGTACAGTCGGCCGCGTTGCTCTGATCGGGGACAACTGCGGCACTAATTGGATTGCTGGACAGGCCTTCGTGATCATTCGTCCGAAGAAAACAGTCTCAGGCATCTACCTGTATCGCTTCTTGTCTTCAGACCTAGTGCAGCAATATCTCGCTGAGCGGGCAACAGGTGTGGCTATGAAGATGCTGAAGGCTGCAGATGTGGCTGATATACCTATACCTTTGATGAGTGCAAGCACCCAGGCCCAGGTCGAGCGGAATTACCGGGCTATTCAAGACGAATATGCCGCTATACATGAGCATTACGACACAATCCGTCGCTTGAAGTCCGAATACTGGACATTGAACACAGAACAGGGAGCGTCATAA
- a CDS encoding restriction endonuclease subunit S gives MSSNTFPAHWQVMPLAEAVEALIDYRGKTPKKTDSGIPLVTAKIVKGGTLSPATEYIAEENYESWMVRGLPEVGDVVVTTEAPLGEVAQLTDANVALAQRIVTLRGAKGLLLNDYLRYAMQGSYVQGQLESRASGSTVKGIKQSELRKVLLPIPSLQEQGSIATCLKAIDDKIQLNHRINQTLEQMAQAIFRSWFVDFEPVKAKIAARERWHALQPENESASPVCYAGELKGELITVDLDTYMNLAAMQVISGKDAGQLTQMQAEQPERYAELRATAKLFPSAMQDSELGDIPEGWEVVRLASLTDTVTKGTTPRKPEIAAAEDSATVLFIKVKDIADNGEILREGLELIPRSIHTAPLKRSILETDDVLFSIAGTIGRVAIVDAELHDCNTNQAVGIIRLNDKAAHLPLIWQTLKSQRVQDDIASKVVQGVQANASLANLKDIQVIMPTEALVRRSKEALGSVLRQITTNQAQNRLLGQVRDAILPKLLSGELTLPYTEVTQAELQDVANAAV, from the coding sequence ATGAGCTCTAATACGTTCCCTGCTCACTGGCAAGTGATGCCGTTAGCTGAGGCAGTTGAGGCTCTCATTGATTACCGTGGCAAGACACCCAAGAAGACCGATAGCGGAATTCCTTTGGTTACAGCGAAAATCGTCAAAGGCGGCACCTTGTCACCGGCGACGGAATACATCGCGGAAGAAAACTATGAGTCATGGATGGTTCGAGGCTTGCCTGAAGTCGGAGATGTCGTAGTTACCACGGAGGCACCACTTGGAGAAGTTGCCCAATTAACAGATGCTAATGTTGCACTTGCCCAAAGAATAGTTACCCTTCGGGGAGCTAAAGGCCTTCTGCTCAATGACTACCTGCGTTATGCGATGCAAGGCAGTTATGTCCAAGGACAACTCGAATCGAGAGCATCTGGCTCTACCGTCAAGGGAATCAAGCAAAGCGAATTACGCAAGGTGCTGTTACCGATTCCGTCCCTGCAAGAGCAAGGTTCAATCGCAACGTGCCTGAAAGCCATTGACGACAAAATCCAGCTCAACCACCGGATCAACCAGACCCTCGAACAGATGGCGCAGGCGATATTCAGAAGCTGGTTCGTCGACTTCGAGCCGGTCAAGGCCAAGATTGCGGCCCGTGAGCGTTGGCATGCCCTGCAACCCGAGAACGAGTCCGCTTCGCCCGTCTGCTATGCAGGTGAACTGAAAGGTGAGCTCATCACCGTTGACCTAGACACCTACATGAACCTCGCCGCCATGCAGGTAATCTCCGGTAAGGACGCTGGCCAGCTGACCCAGATGCAGGCCGAACAGCCGGAGCGGTACGCCGAACTGCGCGCTACAGCCAAACTCTTCCCCTCCGCCATGCAGGACAGTGAGCTGGGTGATATACCGGAGGGGTGGGAGGTTGTACGTCTCGCCTCTCTGACCGACACAGTGACCAAAGGGACAACCCCCCGAAAACCAGAAATAGCAGCTGCTGAAGATTCGGCCACGGTCCTATTCATCAAGGTAAAGGACATTGCTGATAATGGTGAAATCTTACGAGAGGGCTTAGAACTCATTCCACGGTCCATCCACACCGCCCCGCTCAAGCGCTCGATTCTTGAGACTGATGACGTTCTATTCTCGATTGCGGGGACTATAGGTCGAGTTGCCATAGTTGATGCTGAGCTACATGATTGCAACACAAACCAAGCGGTGGGAATCATTCGACTCAATGACAAGGCAGCCCACTTACCGCTTATTTGGCAGACGTTAAAGTCTCAACGAGTCCAAGATGATATTGCCTCGAAGGTTGTCCAAGGTGTTCAAGCTAACGCTAGCTTAGCCAACCTCAAAGACATTCAAGTCATAATGCCAACAGAGGCATTGGTCAGGCGAAGTAAGGAAGCGTTGGGTTCGGTGCTCCGCCAGATAACGACCAACCAAGCTCAAAACCGCCTCTTAGGGCAGGTTAGAGACGCTATCCTTCCCAAACTACTGTCCGGCGAGCTGACCCTGCCCTACACCGAAGTCACTCAAGCCGAGCTACAGGACGTTGCCAATGCCGCAGTCTAA
- a CDS encoding type I restriction endonuclease subunit R: MNEDQLEQLCLEWFADNGWEIAHGPDIACDGPTPERPDYRQVLLPADLEAAIRRINPHLPDSAVEQAMAQVSKPGSLDPVASNRTFHRLLLEGVPVEYKRDDKPVHDHAFLIDFEHESLDTNRFRAINQFTIQGSKQLRRPDVVCFINGIPIAVLELKSPSSETADIWDAFNQIQTYKDEVPDLFVYNEALVISDGYTARLGSLTANQERYLPWRTIKNEDDKPLLEWQLETLVRGFFDRKLLLDYIRYFVLFETDSDHLIKKIAGYHQFHAVREAVRATVIAAEAPEGSGGQRATENERVVPGSKKAGVVWHTQGSGKSISMCCYAGKLLQQPQMNNPTLVIVTDRNDLDGQLFATFSAAKELLKQTPVQAEDRDTLRELLAERESGGIIFTTVQKFALLEGESGHPVLNDRHNIVVISDEAHRSQYGLKATLKQDGSYKFGYAKHMRDALPFASFIGFTGTPISSDDKDTRAVFGDYVSIYDIQDAVADGATVPIYYESRLAKLDINHAQIEELSDQVEEVVEDEEDVSTRERTKGEWSRLEKLVGAEPRVLQVAEDLVNHFEARTATIDGKAMIVAMSRDICVQLYDAIVDIRPEWHDDDPEKGAIKIVMTGSASDKPALQPHIHNKKTKKRLEKRFKDVNDPLKLVIVRDMWLTGFDAPCCHTMYVDKPMKGHNLMQAIARVNRVFKDKPGGLVVDYIGIANELKQALKTYTDSKGKGAPTHNAEEAYSILIEKLDIIHGMFAKGPQGNGFDYSAFETQAHKLLVGAANYILGLPDGKKRFLDTVLAMTKAYSLCGTLDEARALQKEVAFLSAVKAAITKGTSVDRKLTQAEKNSALKQILDNAIIAEGVDDVFALCGLDKPNIGLLSDEFLEDVRQMPYRNLAVELLEKLLKDDIKAKTSNNVVQEKKYADRLQETLRKYNNRAIETAQVIEELIAMAKQFQEEMAREAALGLNSDEIAFYDALANNESAVRELGDAILKKIAVEITDKLRRSTTVDWQVRESVRAKLRILVRRTLQRYKYPPDQAPDAVELVLKQAEVLSNEWTH; the protein is encoded by the coding sequence ATGAATGAAGATCAACTGGAACAGCTCTGTCTCGAATGGTTTGCCGACAACGGCTGGGAGATTGCGCATGGGCCGGACATCGCCTGTGATGGCCCGACGCCAGAGCGACCGGACTACCGACAAGTGTTGCTACCTGCTGATCTGGAGGCGGCCATTCGTCGCATCAACCCACACCTGCCGGACTCGGCGGTTGAGCAAGCTATGGCGCAAGTCAGCAAGCCCGGCAGTTTGGACCCAGTGGCCAGCAATCGCACCTTTCACCGTTTGCTGCTGGAAGGCGTGCCTGTCGAATACAAGCGCGACGACAAGCCGGTGCACGATCACGCCTTCCTGATTGATTTCGAGCACGAATCGTTAGATACCAACCGCTTCCGTGCTATTAACCAGTTCACTATTCAAGGCAGTAAGCAGCTGCGCCGCCCTGATGTGGTGTGTTTCATTAATGGTATTCCTATTGCGGTGCTAGAGCTGAAAAGCCCAAGCAGCGAGACCGCCGACATCTGGGACGCCTTCAACCAGATCCAGACCTATAAGGATGAAGTGCCAGATCTGTTTGTATACAACGAAGCCTTGGTGATCAGTGATGGTTACACGGCACGTTTGGGGTCACTGACAGCCAACCAGGAACGCTACTTGCCGTGGCGGACAATCAAGAACGAAGACGACAAGCCGTTGTTGGAGTGGCAGCTGGAGACTCTGGTACGTGGTTTCTTTGATCGTAAATTATTGCTGGATTACATCCGCTACTTCGTTCTCTTTGAAACGGATTCCGATCACCTAATCAAGAAAATTGCCGGTTATCACCAGTTCCATGCGGTGCGCGAAGCCGTTAGAGCCACAGTCATCGCTGCTGAGGCTCCTGAAGGATCCGGTGGTCAGCGTGCTACCGAAAATGAACGTGTGGTGCCAGGTAGTAAAAAAGCCGGGGTTGTCTGGCACACACAGGGTTCCGGCAAAAGCATCTCCATGTGCTGCTACGCAGGCAAGCTGCTGCAACAGCCGCAGATGAATAACCCCACGCTGGTGATCGTCACCGACCGCAACGATCTGGATGGCCAGCTTTTCGCTACCTTCAGCGCTGCCAAGGAACTGCTAAAACAGACACCGGTACAAGCGGAAGACCGCGATACCCTGCGTGAGCTGCTGGCTGAACGTGAGTCCGGTGGCATCATCTTCACTACTGTGCAGAAGTTCGCACTGCTGGAAGGCGAATCCGGGCACCCAGTCCTGAACGACCGTCACAACATCGTGGTGATCTCGGACGAAGCCCACCGCAGCCAGTACGGCTTGAAAGCCACACTGAAGCAGGACGGCAGTTACAAGTTCGGCTATGCCAAACACATGCGTGACGCATTGCCCTTCGCTTCCTTCATCGGGTTTACTGGTACCCCCATCTCAAGCGACGATAAGGACACCCGCGCCGTATTCGGCGACTACGTGTCGATCTACGACATTCAGGACGCCGTGGCCGATGGGGCTACCGTGCCCATCTATTACGAATCCAGATTGGCAAAATTGGATATCAACCACGCCCAGATTGAAGAGCTCTCCGATCAGGTGGAGGAGGTGGTTGAAGACGAGGAAGATGTCAGTACCCGTGAGCGCACAAAGGGTGAGTGGAGCCGCCTGGAGAAGTTAGTCGGTGCTGAGCCTCGTGTACTGCAGGTTGCAGAAGACCTGGTCAACCATTTTGAGGCCCGTACCGCTACCATTGATGGTAAGGCGATGATTGTCGCGATGAGTCGTGATATCTGTGTTCAGTTGTATGATGCCATCGTGGATATACGCCCCGAATGGCATGATGATGATCCAGAGAAAGGTGCGATCAAAATCGTCATGACTGGCTCTGCATCGGATAAACCAGCACTACAGCCACATATCCATAATAAGAAGACGAAAAAGCGGCTGGAGAAACGCTTCAAGGATGTGAACGACCCGCTGAAGCTCGTGATCGTGCGTGATATGTGGCTGACCGGGTTTGATGCGCCCTGCTGTCACACCATGTACGTCGACAAGCCGATGAAGGGGCACAATCTGATGCAGGCGATTGCCCGCGTGAACCGAGTGTTTAAGGACAAGCCTGGCGGGCTGGTGGTCGACTACATCGGCATAGCCAACGAGCTGAAACAGGCACTGAAGACCTACACCGACTCCAAAGGTAAGGGCGCACCAACACACAACGCCGAAGAAGCCTACTCCATCCTGATAGAGAAGCTGGACATCATCCATGGCATGTTCGCCAAGGGGCCTCAGGGCAACGGTTTCGACTACAGCGCGTTCGAGACCCAAGCCCACAAACTGCTGGTCGGTGCCGCTAACTACATACTGGGTCTGCCCGACGGCAAGAAGCGCTTCCTCGATACTGTACTGGCCATGACCAAGGCGTATTCACTGTGCGGCACACTGGACGAAGCCCGTGCGCTACAGAAAGAAGTGGCATTTCTATCCGCCGTAAAGGCCGCCATTACCAAAGGCACAAGTGTTGATCGTAAATTGACCCAGGCAGAGAAGAACTCGGCCCTGAAGCAGATACTCGATAACGCCATCATCGCGGAGGGTGTCGACGATGTGTTCGCACTATGTGGTTTAGACAAGCCTAACATCGGCCTATTGTCTGATGAGTTCCTGGAAGACGTGCGTCAGATGCCATATCGGAACCTCGCGGTGGAGCTGCTGGAGAAGTTGCTGAAGGATGACATTAAGGCCAAAACTAGCAATAACGTCGTGCAGGAGAAGAAGTACGCCGACCGGCTGCAGGAAACGTTGCGCAAGTACAACAACCGCGCTATCGAAACGGCTCAAGTAATCGAAGAGCTGATTGCCATGGCCAAACAGTTCCAGGAAGAGATGGCTCGTGAAGCCGCACTGGGTCTAAATAGCGATGAGATTGCTTTCTACGACGCATTGGCCAACAACGAGAGTGCCGTTCGGGAGCTGGGAGACGCCATTCTGAAGAAAATAGCCGTCGAAATTACTGACAAACTGCGCAGGTCCACCACCGTGGACTGGCAGGTACGCGAAAGCGTGCGTGCCAAGCTGCGTATTCTGGTGCGTCGCACCCTGCAACGCTACAAGTACCCGCCCGATCAGGCACCGGACGCTGTCGAGCTCGTGTTGAAGCAGGCGGAAGTGCTATCGAATGAATGGACGCATTGA
- a CDS encoding type I restriction-modification system subunit M, producing MTTSSNHEQQFLNDLDAKLWKAADKLRSNLDAANYKHVVLGLIFLKYVSDAFEERQESLLELFKTDADDNIYYLPRDDFDSDEDYQQALRDELEVLDYYREANVFWVPKAARWSTLKEKAVLPMGTVLWQNDAGKDVKLSSISWLVDNALEEIERSNAKLKGILNRISQYQLDNDKLLGLINTFSDTSFTKPLYNGKSLSLHSKDILGHVYEYFLGQFALAEGKQGGQYYTPKSIVTLIVEMLEPYSGRVYDPAMGSGGFFVSSDKFIEEHAKEQHYDAAEQKKHISVYGQESNPTTWKLAAMNMAIRGIDFNFGKKNDDTFTGDQHPDLRADFVMANPPFNTKDWWSESLAEDARWKYGTPPKSNANFAWMQHMLHHLAPTGSMALLLANGSMSSNTNNEGEIRKRLIKEDLVECMVALPGQLFTNTQIPACIWFLTKDKSGKDGKKRDRRDEVLFIDARNLGYMRDRVLRDFTADDIRKVADTFHAWQRGEAYEDVAGYCATVDFQQIEKHDFVLTPGRYVGAPDQEDDGEPFAEKMARLTEQLRVQFAESERLEAEIKRNLGGLGYEL from the coding sequence GTGACTACATCTTCTAATCATGAACAGCAATTCCTGAATGACCTGGATGCCAAGCTGTGGAAGGCTGCTGATAAGCTGCGCTCCAACCTGGATGCCGCAAACTACAAGCACGTGGTACTGGGACTGATCTTCCTCAAGTACGTCTCCGATGCCTTCGAGGAGCGTCAGGAGTCTCTGCTGGAGCTGTTCAAGACCGACGCCGACGACAACATCTACTACCTCCCCCGTGACGACTTCGACAGCGATGAGGATTACCAGCAGGCGCTGCGCGACGAGCTGGAAGTGCTGGACTACTATCGTGAAGCCAACGTGTTCTGGGTGCCCAAAGCGGCTCGCTGGAGCACGCTAAAGGAGAAAGCGGTACTGCCGATGGGGACAGTGCTCTGGCAGAACGATGCCGGTAAAGACGTGAAGCTGAGCTCTATATCGTGGTTGGTCGACAATGCACTGGAAGAGATTGAGCGCAGCAACGCCAAACTCAAGGGCATCCTGAACCGTATCAGTCAGTACCAGCTGGACAACGACAAGCTACTGGGACTGATCAACACCTTCTCCGACACGTCGTTCACCAAGCCGTTGTACAACGGCAAGTCGCTGAGCCTGCACAGCAAGGACATCCTCGGCCATGTGTATGAGTACTTCCTTGGCCAGTTCGCACTGGCAGAGGGCAAGCAAGGTGGCCAGTATTACACCCCCAAGAGCATCGTGACCCTGATCGTCGAGATGCTGGAGCCTTACAGCGGGCGTGTCTACGACCCGGCCATGGGCTCTGGCGGTTTCTTCGTCTCCAGCGACAAGTTCATTGAGGAGCACGCCAAGGAGCAGCATTACGACGCCGCCGAGCAGAAGAAACACATCTCCGTCTACGGGCAGGAGTCCAACCCCACCACATGGAAGCTGGCCGCCATGAACATGGCGATTCGGGGCATCGACTTCAACTTCGGCAAAAAGAACGATGACACCTTTACTGGTGATCAACACCCAGATCTGCGTGCCGACTTCGTAATGGCCAACCCGCCGTTCAACACGAAAGACTGGTGGAGCGAGTCACTGGCCGAAGATGCACGCTGGAAGTATGGCACACCGCCCAAGAGCAACGCCAACTTCGCATGGATGCAGCACATGCTGCACCACCTTGCCCCCACCGGCAGCATGGCACTGCTATTGGCCAACGGTTCCATGAGTTCCAACACCAACAACGAGGGCGAGATTCGCAAGCGCCTGATCAAAGAAGACCTTGTCGAGTGCATGGTCGCCCTGCCGGGGCAGTTGTTCACCAACACCCAGATCCCCGCCTGTATCTGGTTTCTGACCAAGGACAAGTCCGGTAAAGACGGTAAAAAGCGTGACCGCCGCGACGAGGTGCTGTTCATCGACGCCCGCAACCTCGGCTACATGCGTGACCGCGTACTGCGTGACTTCACCGCTGACGACATCCGCAAGGTGGCCGACACCTTCCATGCGTGGCAGCGTGGTGAAGCGTACGAAGACGTTGCCGGTTACTGTGCAACAGTCGACTTCCAGCAGATCGAAAAACACGACTTCGTGCTAACACCGGGTCGCTACGTCGGTGCGCCCGATCAGGAAGACGACGGCGAGCCCTTCGCGGAGAAGATGGCACGGCTGACCGAACAGCTGCGGGTGCAGTTTGCTGAGAGTGAACGGCTGGAGGCTGAGATCAAGCGGAATCTGGGAGGGTTGGGGTATGAGCTCTAA